In Niallia sp. FSL W8-0635, one genomic interval encodes:
- a CDS encoding transposase has protein sequence MPRKAREKSSTKTYHIILRGANKQLIFHEEADTDRMNFLAILKKYKQRSEISIYAWCLMDNHVHLVIKEGNEDISDTMKRIGVSYVYYFNQKYKTNGPLFQDRFRSECVESTRYLLTVIRYIHQNPVQAGLVTYPDKWEWSSCSAYYGKKENSSTLLDNTEIMKMFSNEHGESKGSFKAFNEAKHYDVCLEDKTGERIRLTDEQAVLEIKKIISPIEIPNVRKLPRETRNEIIRQINHQLKGLSKRQTARIFGMSPKVIQKALE, from the coding sequence ATGCCGAGAAAGGCAAGGGAAAAAAGCTCAACCAAAACCTATCATATTATTTTAAGAGGAGCAAACAAGCAACTCATCTTTCATGAGGAAGCAGATACAGATAGAATGAACTTTCTTGCTATCTTAAAAAAATATAAACAAAGGTCAGAAATAAGCATTTATGCTTGGTGTTTAATGGACAATCATGTCCATCTTGTAATAAAAGAGGGAAATGAAGATATTTCTGATACTATGAAAAGAATTGGTGTTAGCTATGTTTATTACTTCAATCAAAAGTATAAAACGAATGGTCCTTTATTCCAAGATCGATTTAGAAGCGAGTGTGTGGAATCAACAAGATATTTGTTAACAGTAATAAGGTATATACATCAAAATCCTGTTCAAGCAGGGCTGGTTACTTACCCAGATAAATGGGAATGGAGCAGTTGTAGTGCTTATTATGGAAAAAAAGAAAATTCCTCTACGCTGCTAGATAACACGGAAATAATGAAAATGTTCTCAAATGAACATGGCGAATCAAAAGGAAGCTTTAAAGCATTTAATGAAGCTAAACACTACGATGTCTGTTTAGAAGATAAAACAGGAGAAAGAATTAGATTAACCGATGAACAAGCAGTACTCGAAATTAAGAAGATAATTTCCCCAATCGAAATCCCCAATGTAAGAAAGCTACCTAGAGAAACAAGAAACGAAATCATCCGTCAAATAAATCACCAGTTAAAAGGACTATCCAAACGCCAAACAGCCAGGATATTCGGAATGTCTCCCAAAGTCATTCAAAAAGCTTTAGAGTAA
- a CDS encoding iron-hydroxamate ABC transporter substrate-binding protein, which produces MKNRTMKSILFICLLLVFTVLAACGNNNSKEENNKENAESKEATERTLTDAVGNEVKVPAEPKSIIGSYLEDDLIALGVTPVAQWSVQEGKGVQEYLQEYLKDIPTIDSTLPYEAVSSFAPDLVLMSSASAVEGAKYDQYATIAPTYVVAKENNNDWRTRLQTIGEVVGKKEEAEKVLADYNEKAEEAKGKIQESIKDESAAAIWLVSNQLFIVGENVSSGAVLYGDLGLKVPEVVKEISATATGNWSAISLEKLAQLDADHLFLINSDGEGAEVLNDSLWSNIPAVKSGNIYEYGPDTSWLYAGPIANTQIIDDVVESLVK; this is translated from the coding sequence ATGAAAAATCGTACAATGAAATCGATATTATTTATTTGTTTACTATTGGTTTTCACTGTTCTAGCAGCATGTGGAAATAATAATAGTAAAGAAGAAAACAATAAAGAAAACGCTGAGTCTAAAGAAGCAACAGAACGTACACTGACAGATGCTGTTGGTAATGAGGTGAAAGTTCCGGCAGAGCCAAAAAGTATTATCGGTTCTTACTTAGAAGATGATTTAATAGCATTAGGTGTTACTCCAGTAGCCCAATGGTCTGTTCAAGAAGGTAAGGGCGTTCAAGAATATCTGCAAGAATATTTAAAAGATATTCCAACTATTGATTCTACATTGCCTTACGAAGCAGTATCTAGCTTTGCTCCTGATTTAGTATTAATGTCTTCGGCTTCGGCAGTAGAAGGGGCTAAATATGATCAATATGCAACAATTGCTCCAACCTATGTAGTTGCCAAAGAAAATAATAATGACTGGCGCACTAGATTACAAACTATTGGAGAAGTAGTAGGGAAAAAAGAAGAAGCAGAAAAAGTATTAGCAGACTATAACGAAAAAGCAGAAGAAGCAAAAGGAAAAATTCAAGAATCCATTAAGGACGAATCAGCAGCAGCAATCTGGCTTGTGTCCAATCAATTATTTATTGTAGGAGAAAATGTATCAAGCGGTGCTGTACTATATGGCGATTTAGGATTAAAAGTACCAGAAGTAGTCAAAGAAATTTCCGCTACAGCAACAGGTAACTGGTCCGCGATTTCCTTAGAAAAACTGGCGCAACTAGATGCAGACCATCTATTCCTAATCAACAGTGATGGAGAAGGAGCAGAAGTACTTAATGATTCCTTATGGTCCAACATCCCAGCCGTTAAAAGCGGAAACATATATGAATATGGCCCAGATACAAGCTGGCTATATGCAGGTCCAATTGCTAACACACAAATTATTGATGACGTAGTAGAAAGCCTAGTGAAATAA